One region of Bacterioplanoides sp. SCSIO 12839 genomic DNA includes:
- the choV gene encoding choline ABC transporter ATP-binding protein codes for MIEIKNLDVIFGDNPSAALALLDEGKKREQILEETGQVLGVKGASLSVKRGEICVLMGLSGSGKSSLLRCVNGLNPISRGEVNVEYQGEMINFAEADAATQRELRMKTISMVFQKFALMPWLTVAQNVAMPLELQGTDKKEIQTRVQQQLDIVGLTEWADHKPGQLSGGMQQRVGLARALVTESDILLMDEPFSALDPLIRSQLQDELLQLQEKLNKTIIFVSHDLDEALKIGNHIAIMKDGEIVQHGNPQDIVMNPADDYVRDFVAHTNPMNVLLAKDLMRPLSQLEQCDKGFRLSKRHDYWLTTDKSSILYRDQKTPLQRKPDQADDFLFAATGTIVNAKTSMREVLEIRYETDHAVFIEENNEIVGFIGDRELFHSLLGKMLNND; via the coding sequence ATGATCGAAATTAAAAACCTGGATGTCATTTTTGGTGATAACCCTTCTGCTGCATTGGCATTACTGGACGAAGGTAAAAAACGCGAACAGATATTAGAAGAAACTGGCCAGGTACTTGGTGTTAAAGGAGCGTCATTATCGGTTAAACGCGGTGAAATATGCGTACTGATGGGGTTATCCGGCTCAGGAAAGTCTAGCTTATTGCGGTGTGTGAATGGTCTTAATCCTATTTCTCGTGGTGAAGTGAATGTTGAATACCAGGGAGAAATGATCAACTTTGCTGAAGCCGATGCTGCAACACAGCGAGAGCTACGGATGAAAACTATCTCAATGGTGTTTCAGAAGTTTGCTTTGATGCCCTGGCTGACGGTGGCTCAAAATGTGGCAATGCCACTGGAGTTACAAGGGACGGATAAAAAAGAGATCCAAACACGGGTTCAGCAACAATTGGATATTGTTGGCTTAACAGAATGGGCTGACCATAAACCCGGGCAATTATCCGGTGGAATGCAACAACGGGTTGGCCTGGCGCGTGCATTGGTTACCGAGTCTGACATTCTGTTGATGGATGAACCTTTCTCAGCATTAGATCCTTTAATCCGCAGTCAACTTCAGGATGAATTATTACAACTGCAGGAAAAGCTCAATAAAACCATCATATTTGTCTCGCATGATTTAGATGAAGCATTAAAAATTGGTAATCATATTGCCATTATGAAGGATGGTGAAATTGTTCAGCATGGAAATCCGCAGGATATTGTGATGAACCCGGCTGATGATTACGTGCGTGATTTTGTCGCGCATACGAATCCGATGAACGTATTGTTAGCAAAAGACTTAATGCGTCCGTTATCGCAACTTGAGCAATGTGATAAGGGCTTCCGTCTGAGTAAACGACATGATTATTGGTTAACAACGGATAAATCTTCTATTTTATATCGTGATCAAAAGACACCATTACAAAGAAAACCTGATCAAGCGGATGATTTTTTATTTGCTGCTACCGGTACGATTGTAAATGCAAAAACTTCTATGCGTGAAGTACTGGAAATTCGTTATGAAACCGATCATGCTGTATTTATTGAAGAAAATAATGAGATCGTCGGGTTTATAGGCGACAGAGAATTGTTTCATTCATTATTGGGCAAAATGCTCAACAATGATTAA